From Hydrogenobacter sp., the proteins below share one genomic window:
- a CDS encoding MTH1187 family thiamine-binding protein, producing the protein MSVIVFVSMTPLGKEESVSKYVARVVDIIDKSGLDYVLTPMGTIIEGEDWDDVMNVLKKGFEALKEDCNRLSIVIKMDYRKGRTKGLVSKVKSVEEKVGRKINKAL; encoded by the coding sequence ATGAGTGTGATAGTCTTTGTAAGTATGACACCGCTTGGGAAGGAAGAGAGCGTAAGCAAGTATGTTGCCCGAGTTGTGGATATAATAGATAAGTCCGGACTTGATTATGTGCTTACACCCATGGGAACTATCATTGAAGGTGAGGATTGGGATGATGTGATGAATGTGTTAAAGAAGGGCTTTGAAGCTCTAAAGGAGGATTGTAACAGATTGAGTATAGTGATAAAGATGGATTATAGGAAAGGTAGAACAAAGGGACTCGTAAGTAAAGTGAAATCCGTAGAGGAAAAGGTAGGAAGAAAGATAAATAAGGCGCTGTGA
- the fabD gene encoding ACP S-malonyltransferase — MGKIAYIFPGQGSQYVGMGYDFYKEFSQAADVFHSAETALRYNLTDIIFKGPEEDLNKTANTQPAILTTSLAIYAVLKAHGLPKADYLAGHSLGEYTALTVAGGIELFEAVRLAHLRGKYMQETVPQGKGAMAAVLKLPPEKVEEACKVATDVGVVEPANYNSPEQTVISGEKTAVEKASQILKEMGGKIIPLKVSVPSHCSLMKPAADAFRLKLAQTPIKNIDVPLVQNYTAREHTMAHEIRENLYRQIFSPVKWYQSVLYMVKQGVDTFVEIGPKNVLSKLIQQTTPHVRILNVERLEDIEKVLNALR, encoded by the coding sequence ATGGGTAAGATCGCTTATATTTTTCCCGGGCAGGGTTCCCAGTATGTGGGAATGGGCTACGACTTTTATAAGGAGTTTTCTCAAGCGGCGGATGTCTTTCACAGTGCAGAAACCGCACTGAGATATAACCTCACAGATATCATATTTAAAGGTCCTGAAGAAGACTTAAATAAAACCGCAAACACTCAACCAGCTATACTTACCACTAGTCTTGCTATATATGCTGTACTAAAAGCTCACGGCTTACCAAAAGCGGACTACTTGGCTGGACATTCCTTAGGTGAGTATACAGCCTTAACTGTGGCTGGGGGTATAGAGCTTTTTGAAGCGGTAAGGCTCGCTCACCTTAGGGGTAAATACATGCAGGAAACTGTACCACAAGGAAAGGGCGCTATGGCTGCAGTATTGAAGCTCCCTCCTGAGAAGGTGGAGGAAGCCTGCAAAGTCGCCACCGACGTAGGTGTAGTAGAACCGGCTAATTACAATTCTCCAGAGCAAACGGTGATCTCTGGAGAAAAAACTGCTGTGGAAAAGGCAAGTCAGATACTCAAAGAAATGGGAGGAAAGATCATACCACTGAAGGTTTCTGTACCTTCCCACTGCTCTTTAATGAAACCTGCTGCCGACGCTTTCAGACTAAAACTCGCGCAAACCCCCATCAAAAACATAGATGTGCCGCTTGTACAGAACTACACAGCAAGAGAACACACTATGGCTCATGAAATAAGAGAAAATCTCTATAGGCAGATCTTTTCACCTGTCAAGTGGTATCAGAGCGTGCTATACATGGTCAAGCAGGGAGTAGACACCTTTGTAGAAATAGGACCGAAGAATGTTCTTTCAAAGCTCATACAACAGACAACACCACATGTGCGGATCCTAAATGTGGAAAGGCTGGAAGATATAGAGAAGGTACTAAATGCACTTAGATAG
- a CDS encoding AAA family ATPase, which produces MTLKKVLADELLISFSYGEGTEGVIPAELFPGQDRVERAFTIALSASYEGYNVFVSGPESVGRTVYTLKRLKEASKGKPPPEDVCYVNNFENPLKPLYLLLPAGLGKKLAQDIDRAIDTLKDELPKAFESKEYEEEIAKINKIAQEQRERILEELTQEAQKHNLGVVFTPAGIRLLPLMGRRLVSEEELLGSEKLQEAYEKNLSAFESRFREFIRELRELDHNVADQVLDLRRNVAFYVVEKVFSRFESRYKNYKDVHSFIQKLKEEIVKNTDLFMFWHTSKGNLAVMRSLERAFNAFRVNVIVDNSDLEGLPVIHEEVPTIQNLFGRVSYTMEMGVLQADHMGISAGSLHRARGGYLIIRAIDLLKNPYLWNAFKKTLMHKKIHMAGGIIEDSLLPYIGISPEPVPADIKVFLIGDPILYQLLSFYDPEFNRLFKVKAEFDPVIELREEFVKDFPKIIKKILVDEGIKDLTADALSELLKYAVTLSGSRKKVSLLMGYIVDVIREADAISKDSKNIEAQHIKRAIKERIYRSNLIEEKIRKAIQEGKIIVKVSGKQVGQVNGLSVYELGDISFGKPSRISASVYLGEKGVINIEREVELSGPIHSKGVLILTGYIGNKYGRSFPIHLSCNLTFEQNYEEVEGDSASVAELVAILSAVSRIPARQDIAITGSVDQHGNIQPVGGIKEKIEGFYRVCKVLGLTGEQGVILPSRNYDNLLLEDEILEDIRAGRFHLYTADSVDDVIELIFGIGAERFHKLVQKKLYEFYKKVAKPKEKG; this is translated from the coding sequence ATGACACTCAAGAAAGTTCTTGCTGATGAGCTTTTAATTAGTTTCTCTTACGGGGAAGGTACAGAGGGTGTCATTCCGGCAGAGCTTTTTCCCGGTCAGGACAGGGTTGAAAGGGCTTTCACTATAGCACTGAGTGCATCTTACGAAGGGTACAATGTATTCGTATCTGGACCTGAAAGTGTAGGCAGAACCGTTTATACACTCAAGAGGTTGAAAGAAGCTTCTAAAGGTAAACCCCCGCCTGAGGATGTGTGTTATGTTAACAATTTTGAAAATCCTCTAAAACCCCTGTACCTCCTTCTGCCAGCGGGGCTTGGAAAGAAGTTAGCTCAAGATATAGACAGAGCTATAGATACCTTAAAGGATGAGCTTCCAAAAGCCTTTGAGAGCAAAGAGTATGAAGAGGAGATAGCAAAAATAAACAAGATAGCCCAAGAGCAGAGGGAGAGAATTTTGGAAGAGCTTACTCAGGAAGCTCAGAAGCACAATCTGGGAGTTGTATTTACACCCGCAGGTATAAGACTTCTTCCTCTTATGGGAAGAAGGCTCGTGAGCGAGGAGGAACTTCTCGGAAGTGAAAAACTTCAGGAAGCTTACGAAAAAAACCTCTCAGCTTTTGAAAGTAGGTTCAGGGAATTCATAAGGGAATTGAGGGAACTTGATCACAACGTAGCCGATCAGGTGCTTGATCTGAGAAGGAATGTAGCCTTCTATGTTGTAGAAAAGGTCTTTTCAAGATTTGAGAGTAGATACAAAAACTACAAAGACGTACACAGCTTTATACAGAAGCTGAAGGAAGAGATAGTAAAAAACACGGATCTATTTATGTTTTGGCATACATCTAAGGGAAACCTCGCGGTGATGAGATCCTTAGAGAGAGCCTTTAACGCCTTTAGAGTTAATGTCATAGTAGATAACTCGGATTTGGAAGGTCTTCCCGTTATTCACGAAGAAGTACCAACGATCCAAAATCTCTTCGGAAGAGTATCCTACACGATGGAAATGGGCGTTTTGCAAGCTGATCATATGGGTATAAGTGCAGGAAGCCTTCATAGAGCAAGGGGAGGATATCTAATAATCAGGGCTATAGACCTGCTTAAAAATCCTTATCTCTGGAATGCCTTTAAAAAAACACTCATGCATAAGAAGATTCATATGGCAGGTGGTATAATTGAAGATAGCCTTCTGCCTTACATAGGTATATCACCTGAACCAGTTCCTGCGGATATAAAGGTTTTTCTCATAGGTGATCCCATACTTTACCAGTTACTTTCTTTTTATGACCCAGAGTTTAACAGACTTTTTAAGGTAAAAGCCGAATTTGATCCGGTTATAGAACTTAGAGAAGAGTTTGTAAAGGATTTCCCAAAGATCATCAAGAAGATACTTGTTGATGAAGGTATAAAGGATCTTACAGCGGATGCCTTGTCAGAACTTTTAAAGTATGCGGTGACTCTCTCAGGCAGTAGAAAAAAGGTCAGCTTGCTTATGGGTTACATAGTGGACGTTATAAGAGAAGCTGATGCCATATCAAAGGATAGCAAAAACATAGAAGCACAACATATAAAGAGAGCTATAAAAGAAAGGATATACAGATCAAACCTGATAGAAGAAAAAATAAGGAAGGCTATACAAGAGGGAAAGATCATAGTAAAAGTTAGCGGTAAGCAAGTGGGTCAAGTTAATGGTCTGAGCGTTTACGAGCTGGGTGATATAAGTTTTGGTAAACCAAGTAGGATAAGCGCATCAGTTTACTTAGGGGAGAAGGGTGTTATAAACATAGAGAGAGAGGTAGAACTCAGCGGTCCCATCCACTCAAAAGGCGTTCTCATTTTGACTGGATATATAGGGAATAAGTATGGGAGGAGCTTTCCCATACATCTATCGTGCAATCTCACTTTTGAACAAAACTACGAGGAAGTAGAAGGGGATAGCGCATCTGTTGCGGAGCTTGTAGCTATTCTCTCTGCGGTATCCCGCATACCAGCAAGACAAGACATAGCCATAACGGGATCTGTGGACCAACACGGTAATATACAACCTGTAGGTGGAATAAAGGAAAAGATAGAAGGTTTTTACAGAGTTTGTAAGGTGTTGGGATTGACAGGCGAACAGGGGGTCATACTACCTTCAAGAAATTATGATAATCTCCTCTTAGAGGATGAGATTTTGGAAGATATAAGAGCTGGTAGATTTCATCTTTACACAGCGGATAGCGTGGACGATGTGATAGAACTCATTTTCGGTATAGGTGCGGAACGATTTCACAAACTTGTTCAAAAAAAACTTTACGAATTTTATAAAAAAGTGGCAAAACCAAAGGAAAAGGGGTGA